One window from the genome of Nicotiana sylvestris chromosome 9, ASM39365v2, whole genome shotgun sequence encodes:
- the LOC138877246 gene encoding uncharacterized protein — MNRTAQESTDTVNKALEAFVSQLPVAPPTSTPNNNTLENLRSGLANSGSGGIPSESRDGESDCRLLQGEVDHLLKQGYLTELFSEKGKQAYMKNRQDPPKPPSPKRTVNIISGGEEINGVTNTAANKVSKVTITHGKRVRHVLEEESITFDDADADGVLTPHNDALVISLLVHDTNVKRVLINPGSSVNIILLRVLHEMQAADKLVPKAHTLSGFDNSSVVTKGEIILTTFA; from the exons ATGAATCGGACAGCACAAGAGAGTACAGATACG gtcaataaagctcttgaggcCTTTGTCAGCCAGTTACCTGTTGCACCACCAACatcaactccaaataacaacactttggagaacctTCGTTCTGGACTTGCTAATTCAGGTAGTGGTGGAATCCCTAGCGAGTCACGAGATGGAGAATcag ACTGTAGGTTGCTACAAGGTGAAGTTGATCATCTATTAAAGCAAGGGTATCTCACCGAAttattcagtgagaaaggtaagcaagcatacatgaagaataggcaggatccccctaaaccaccttctcccaaaagaaccgTTAATATTATAAGCGGAGGTGAAGAAATCAATGGTGTGACGAACACAGCAGCCAATAAAGTTTCAAAGGTCACAATTACCCATGGCAAACGGGTTCGACATGTCTTAGAGGAAGAaagtattacatttgatgatgcagatgcggaTGGCGTATTAACTccacataacgatgcactggtaatatctctacttgtacatgatactaatgtgaaacgagttttgattaatccaggtagttccgtgaacattattctaCTAAGAGTACTACACGAGATGCAAGCTGCAGATAAATtagtaccaaaggcgcatactttgTCTGGATTCGACAATTCCAGCGTTGTAACGAAAGGGGAGATAATACTTACTACATTCGCAtaa